In Juglans regia cultivar Chandler chromosome 5, Walnut 2.0, whole genome shotgun sequence, the following are encoded in one genomic region:
- the LOC108981300 gene encoding uncharacterized protein LOC108981300, which translates to MQDMLDDIRAGTFVDVPQDSTPAANRPPKTVDSPALSFDQLLEDARRPLFDGCTKFSKLSFVVKLLHIKSIGGWSMKSFDMLLDLLRSAFPDALLPQSYEESRSLERGLGFKYHKIHACPNDCILFWKENTALNECLVCKASRWIPNTHGSRAIPQKVLRHFPLKPRLQRLFMFAKIAGDMRWHKEQRIQEDTRIRHPADSECWKKFDEDHGWFAGDPSNVRLGLASDGFTPFNNLAKPHSIWPVILVPYNLPPWSCMKEQFFMTSLIIPSPRSPGNDIDVYLQPLIDELFEFWQDGVPTYDALTKETFMLHPVLLWTINDFPAYRNLSGWSTKEKLACPSCNSDIDTNWLKYGQKHCYMGHRRFLPPDHMWRRRKGLFNGREDHRMPPRDIGAEDIQTQLQMIGDVQFGKSHRKKRRTAEELNWTKSSIFFVLPNWSTVRLRHNLDVMHIEKNIADNILFTLMNSAGKTKDNINLRHDLEILGYRKELHLRRDGHRVTMPYADYTLHGDERNKFCEWLSNIKFPDGFASNISNCVSLRDCKILGLKSHDCHVFLQ; encoded by the coding sequence ATGCAagatatgttggatgacatccgGGCAGGCACCTTCGTTGATGTGCCCCAAGATAGCACTCCTGCGGCAAACAGGCCACCAAAGACTGTAGATTCACCAGCACTATCTTTCGACCAACTACTAGAGGATGCCCGACGTCCGTTATTCGATgggtgtacaaaattttcaaaactgtcaTTCGTTGTCAAGTTGTTACACATCAAATCAATCGGTGGCTGGTCAATGAAGTCATTTGACATGCTACTTGATTTGTTGAGGTCTGCCTTTCCTGATGCCCTATTGCCACAatcatatgaggagtcaaggtcTTTGGAGCGCGGTTTGGGcttcaaataccacaaaatccatgCGTGCCCCAATGActgcattttattttggaaggaaaatactGCTCTTAATGAATGCCTTGTATGTAAGGCTTCGAGGTGGATACCAAATACACACGGGTCACGCGCGATacctcaaaaagtgttgcgCCACTTTCCTTTGAAACCGAGATTGCAACGCCTCTTTATGTTTGCAAAGATAGCAGGTGATATGCGATGGCACAAAGAGCAACGGATTCAGGAAGATACTCGTATAAGACATCCGGCCGACTCTGAGtgctggaagaaatttgatgaagatcatGGTTGGTTCGCTGGGGATCCTAGCAATGTTAGGCTCGGTCTGGCAAGTGATGGCTTCACTCCCTTCAACAACTTGGCTAAACctcatagcatttggccagtgatcCTTGTACCCTATAACTTGCCGCCatggtcatgcatgaaagaacAATTCTTCATGACATCTTTGATTATTCCTAGCccaaggtcaccagggaatgaTATCGATGTATACTTGCAGCCGTTGATCGATGAACTGTTTGAATTTTGGCAAGATGGGGTACCTACATATGATGCCTTAACTAAGGAGACGTTTATGTTGCATCCTGTcttattgtggacaatcaatGATTTTCCTGCCTACAGGAATTTGTCTGGCTGGTCAACAAAGGAGAAATTGGCTTGTCCGTCTTGCAATTCTGACATAGACACCAATTGGTTAAAATATGGTCAAAAACATTGTTACATGGGACATCGACGTTTCTTACCACCAGATCACATGTGGAGAAGGAGGAAAGGTTTGTTCAACGGTAgagaagatcatcgcatgccaccaagGGATATAGGAGCTGAAGATATTCAAACCCAATTGCAGATGATTGGGGATGTTCAGTTTGGCAAATCTCATAGGAAGAAAAGACGCACTGCTGAAGAGCTGAACTGGACAAAGTCTAGCATATTCTTCGTGTTACCTAATTGGTCAACAGTTCGACTTCGgcataatttagatgttatgcatattgagaagaatattgccGATAACATCTTATTCACTTTAATGAATAGTGCAGGGAAAACTAAGGATAACATCAATTTAAGGCATGACTTGGAGATTTTGGGctatagaaaagaattacacttgagGCGTGATGGTCATCGTGTAACAATGCCATATGCTGACTACACATTACATGGAgatgaaaggaataaattttgtgagtggctgTCTAATATCaaatttccagatgggttcgcttcGAATATCTCGAACTGTGTTTCTCTACGTGATTGCAAAATCTTAGGGTTGAAAAGCCACGACTGTCACGTTTTCCTTCAATGA
- the LOC109017798 gene encoding uncharacterized mitochondrial protein AtMg00810-like, whose protein sequence is MTTVRTLLSIAAIKNWHLHQLDVNNAFLHGDLNEEVYMQLPPGYSSPTDPRVCKLKKSLYGLKQASRQWFSKLSSSLLQFGFIQGKSDSSLFIKHNSNSFIALLIYVDDVILASNNLADIVNVKRFLHDSFTIKDLGELKYFLGIEVARSTKGITLCQRKYALDILQDSGFSGCKPVAFPMESTLKLSANDSSPPLTDPAQYRRLVGRLLYLTITRPDLSYSVQALSQFMANPSSNHLHAAERVLRYIKATPGQGIFLSAHSPLHLKAYSDSDSGGCIDTRKSITGFTVFLGDSLISWKSKKQPTVSRSSAESEYRALASTTCELQWLIYLLADLKVPHPQAILLYTDSKPASDIASNPVQHERTKHIQLDCHLVREKLQEGEISVNRRSRSSRRHKPARAPPW, encoded by the coding sequence ATGACAACAGTGAGAACATTGTTATCCATTGCTGCCATTAAGAATTGGCATTTACACCAACTTGATGTAaacaatgcttttcttcatggagatTTAAATGAAGAGGTGTATATGCAACTACCACCAGGGTATTCTTCACCAACTGATCCGAGAGTTTGCAAACTCAAAAAGAGCCTATATGGTCTAAAGCAGGCCTCAAGACAATGGTTTTCCAAATTGTCATCTTCTCTActtcaatttggttttattCAAGGGAAGTCTGACTCCTCTCTATTCATCAAGCATAATTCAAACAGTTTTATAGCACTCttgatttatgttgatgatgtgattCTTGCTTCTAATAATCTTGCTGATATAGTCAATGTCAAAAGGTTCTTACACGACTCTTTCACTATAAAAGACTTGGGAGAACTAAAGTACTTCTTGGGGATAGAAGTGGCTCGATCAACCAAAGGCATAACTTTATGCCAACGAAAATATGCCTTAGATATCTTGCAAGATAGTGGTTTTTCAGGTTGTAAACCTGTGGCATTTCCTATGGAGTCTACATTAAAACTGAGTGCAAATGACTCATCTCCACCTTTGACAGATCCTGCACAATACAGAAGATTAGTGGGCAGGCTATTGTACCTCACTATAACTAGACCTGACTTATCCTACTCAGTCCAAGCACTAAGCCAGTTCATGGCTAATCCTAGTAGTAATCATCTTCACGCTGCTGAAAGAGTCCTCAGGTATATCAAAGCAACACCAGGCCAAGGTATATTTCTGTCTGCACATTCCCCTCTTCATCTAAAAGCCTACTCAGATAGTGATTCGGGTGGTTGTATTGACACTAGAAAGAGTATCACTGGATTCACAGTGTTTCTTGGTGACTCTCTTATAtcatggaaatcaaagaaacagcCAACAGTTAGTCGATCCTCAGCTGAGTCTGAATACAGAGCTCTAGCCTCTACCACATGTGAACTACAATGGTTGATCTACTTGCTAGCTGACTTAAAGGTCCCTCATCCACAGGCTATTCTGCTTTATACAGACAGCAAACCAGCTTCTGACATTGCATCAAACCCTGTCCAAcatgaaagaacaaagcacatcCAACTCGACTGCCATTTGGTCCGAGAAAAATTGCAAGAAG